The following proteins are co-located in the Silene latifolia isolate original U9 population chromosome 1, ASM4854445v1, whole genome shotgun sequence genome:
- the LOC141653321 gene encoding uncharacterized protein LOC141653321 → MKVHPAPNKRNITLRYDIVSTLQAACRGRKNLQRLPHIFAKVLELPFHADADVAVEETGGFFRFTVADTDVGPDVVAETVEIHPGVTKIIVRSSSIHNVSIMELELDLWRFRLPESTRPDLASASYDGGDLVVVVPKTDVLVWGGSPSNNNFVLVN, encoded by the coding sequence ATGAAGGTTCACCCTGCTCCGAACAAACGCAACATAACCCTTCGATACGACATCGTTTCGACGCTGCAAGCCGCCTGCCGAGGAAGGAAGAATCTCCAGCGACTTCCGCATATATTCGCCAAGGTTCTAGAGCTCCCCTTCCACGCCGACGCCGACGTGGCCGTGGAGGAGACTGGCGGTTTCTTCAGGTTCACGGTGGCCGATACTGATGTGGGCCCCGACGTGGTGGCGGAGACAGTGGAGATTCATCCCGGTGTTACGAAGATCATTGTTCGATCCAGCTCCATTCATAATGTGTCGATTATGGAGTTGGAGCTGGACTTGTGGCGGTTTCGATTACCTGAATCTACTCGACCCGACCTCGCATCTGCCTCGTACGATGGCGGAGACTTAGTTGTTGTTGTTCCTAAGACTGATGTTCTTGTTTGGGGTGGTAGTCCTAGTAATAATAATTTTGTTCttgtaaattaa